One segment of Ancylothrix sp. D3o DNA contains the following:
- the yidC gene encoding membrane protein insertase YidC encodes MDFGVGFLSNNVMLPILDFFYGIVPSYGLAIVALTLVIRLALFPLNAGSIRNMRRMKVAQPVMQKRVKEIQEKYKDNPAKQQEEMQKVYKEFGNPLGGCLPLLLQMPVLFALFATLRGSPFSDVNYTVNLQIFPQEQIENIQPAAFTTPPQNIFVADGVHAPVTALLPAGNKLSVGESAKIEFQTVEGKDLNALLAEHPEIKINPHWKVTKGEERVKITEDGTIEAINPGDVTIQGTIPGLAADKGFLFIEALGRVGAVDPDGKIHWDIVGMVLVFGISLYVNQLLSGQGGSSSSAAANPQQDTINKITPVLFSGMFLFFPLPAGVLMYMVIANIFQTVQAFILSREPLPENLQKIVDAEAKTEQGKGRESLPFEPGRTKKKA; translated from the coding sequence ATGGACTTTGGTGTAGGGTTTCTTTCAAACAACGTAATGCTGCCGATCCTCGACTTTTTCTACGGGATCGTGCCAAGCTACGGACTAGCCATCGTGGCTCTGACGTTAGTGATACGATTGGCTTTATTCCCCCTCAACGCCGGCTCAATTCGCAATATGCGGCGAATGAAAGTAGCCCAGCCGGTAATGCAAAAGCGGGTAAAAGAAATACAAGAAAAATACAAAGACAATCCTGCAAAACAGCAGGAAGAAATGCAAAAAGTGTACAAAGAATTTGGCAACCCCCTCGGAGGATGCCTACCCTTACTATTGCAAATGCCAGTGCTATTTGCACTATTTGCAACACTAAGAGGCTCGCCATTTTCTGACGTAAACTACACCGTAAACTTGCAAATATTTCCGCAAGAACAAATCGAGAACATACAACCAGCGGCATTTACAACCCCACCGCAAAACATATTTGTTGCAGATGGAGTTCATGCCCCTGTAACCGCCTTATTACCTGCTGGCAACAAACTCAGCGTAGGTGAAAGCGCAAAAATTGAATTTCAAACCGTAGAAGGCAAAGACCTAAATGCCTTACTCGCAGAACATCCAGAAATCAAAATTAACCCCCACTGGAAAGTCACCAAAGGTGAAGAGCGAGTCAAAATCACCGAAGACGGCACAATAGAAGCCATCAACCCAGGTGATGTTACTATCCAAGGAACCATCCCCGGATTAGCAGCAGATAAAGGCTTCCTCTTTATCGAAGCCCTCGGAAGAGTCGGCGCAGTTGATCCTGACGGAAAAATACACTGGGATATCGTGGGCATGGTTCTAGTATTTGGTATCAGCTTATACGTCAACCAACTACTATCCGGTCAAGGAGGCTCATCTTCCTCAGCCGCAGCTAACCCCCAACAAGATACGATCAACAAAATTACTCCCGTTCTATTCTCAGGGATGTTTTTATTCTTCCCCTTACCGGCCGGCGTACTCATGTACATGGTCATCGCTAACATCTTCCAAACCGTACAAGCATTCATCTTGTCACGGGAACCCCTACCAGAAAATCTACAAAAAATCGTAGATGCAGAAGCAAAAACTGAACAGGGCAAAGGACGTGAATCACTCCCCTTTGAACCAGGGCGAACCAAGAAAAAAGCCTAA
- a CDS encoding R3H domain-containing nucleic acid-binding protein yields the protein MSDEKKIQRGQQWLEKLLSLMSNPASVSAHKSDNYHEETDNYWLNIDQTNLSADQIDLLIGRDGEVIDAIQFLANSTLNINLEPEEHASYTIELDGYRLRREAELRSIAEEAIMEVRRTGREYEMKDLSSAERRQVHSLLKEYTDLETYSRGQEPDRRLVVRLR from the coding sequence ATGAGCGACGAGAAAAAAATACAGCGTGGTCAGCAGTGGTTGGAAAAATTATTAAGTTTAATGTCCAACCCTGCCAGCGTCAGCGCACACAAAAGCGACAACTACCACGAAGAAACAGACAACTACTGGCTAAACATTGATCAAACCAACCTATCTGCCGATCAAATTGACCTCTTAATAGGCAGAGATGGAGAAGTAATCGATGCCATCCAGTTTTTGGCAAACAGCACCCTCAATATCAACCTCGAACCAGAAGAGCACGCCTCCTATACCATAGAGCTAGACGGTTACCGCCTACGGAGGGAAGCCGAACTCCGCTCCATAGCAGAAGAGGCCATCATGGAAGTGCGGCGTACCGGCAGAGAATACGAAATGAAAGACCTCTCCTCCGCCGAACGCCGCCAAGTCCACAGCTTGCTCAAAGAATACACAGACCTAGAAACCTACAGTCGGGGACAAGAGCCTGATCGCCGTCTCGTCGTGCGCCTACGCTAA
- a CDS encoding DUF177 domain-containing protein: MESIYIPHLTTAPARTRVIDFEEFIQDLETLMPVKGKLTITHCGNYLQLTGNCEAIITLTCHRCLQQYNHRVKIQPKEIIWLDSAVEEPDTGPSEREIAPEDLVETLSPQGHLDPREWIYQQLCLAIPYQQLCQNNCQGIQLTSSQVTPSEPTKVDSRWSALETLKNQLPT; the protein is encoded by the coding sequence ATGGAATCAATTTACATTCCCCACCTGACAACAGCACCCGCACGGACGCGGGTGATTGATTTTGAAGAATTTATCCAAGATTTAGAAACCCTCATGCCCGTCAAGGGCAAACTGACAATTACCCATTGCGGCAATTATCTCCAACTTACAGGCAATTGTGAAGCAATCATCACCTTAACCTGCCACCGCTGCCTGCAACAATACAACCACCGCGTCAAAATCCAACCCAAAGAAATCATCTGGCTAGATTCTGCCGTCGAAGAACCAGACACCGGCCCCAGCGAACGCGAAATCGCCCCAGAAGATTTAGTCGAAACCCTTTCTCCCCAAGGGCACTTGGACCCCAGAGAATGGATTTACCAGCAGTTGTGTTTAGCCATCCCCTACCAGCAACTTTGTCAAAACAACTGCCAAGGCATTCAACTTACCAGCAGTCAAGTCACCCCCTCCGAACCAACAAAAGTAGACAGCCGGTGGTCAGCCCTAGAAACCCTGAAAAACCAACTCCCAACCTAA